From a single Oreochromis niloticus isolate F11D_XX linkage group LG3, O_niloticus_UMD_NMBU, whole genome shotgun sequence genomic region:
- the LOC112846234 gene encoding uncharacterized protein LOC112846234, which produces MVGGRFCYHSYFVHSIVLLLWVCLYYVEASSGKHVIHKNVGDTVELSSGLPYEGVTAATWRYGGITVADKDVGVSKNSPFKDRSELNPEDFTLTVRKLTLQDSGDFIFVSEVNDKQRPSITITLQVHEPKVKQPVIKISSTWISSNESCKVLLECSTTGDVSYKWTVGKQTLTGPRQQYIIREQDGETNVTCTVSNHVSEKSAFQTVNCSKDHSHRKETEYRSSSVVMFIAGLFTGVLITVLLLFLLYCIKSKGLRPKRLTQSETINQEENQHVYSALSHGDRCVYETVRGSEDAAPGGSQIQCIKSD; this is translated from the exons ATGTGGAGGCTTCCAGTGGAAAACATGTCATTCATAAAAACGTTGGCGATACTGTGGAGCTTTCGTCAGGCTTACCATATGAAGGTGTGACTGCAGCAACATGGAGATATGGAGGAATAACAGTTGCAGACAAAGATGTGGGTGTTTCTAAAAACTCTCCATTTAAGGACAGATCAGAGCTGAACCCTGAAGACTTTACTTTAACAGTGAGAAAACTGACTCTTCAAGATTCTGGTGATTTCATTTTTGTCTCAGAGGTGAATGACAAGCAAAGGCCTTCAATCACCATCACTCTGCAAGTTCATG AGCCCAAAGTTAAACAGCCTGTCATAAAAATCAGTTCTACCTGGATTTCCTCAAATGAATCATGTAAAGTTCTGCTGGAGTGCAGCACAACTGGTGATGTCAGCTACAAGTGGACTGTGGGAAAACAAACACTAACTGGTCCCAGGCAACAATACATCATCAGGGAGCAGGATGGAGAGACCAATGTCACCTGCACAGTTTCCAATCATGTCAGTGAGAAGTCTGCATTTCAAACTGTGAACTGCAGCAAAGATCATTCACACAGAAAAGAAACAG AGTACAGATCCTCTTCTGTTGTCATGTTCATTGCTGGGCTGTTTACTGGAGTATTGATCACTGTACTGTTGCTCTTTCTGCTTTACTGCATAAAGTCAAAGG GTCTACGTCCCAAAAG GCTCACACAGTCTGAAACAATCAACCAGGAAGAAAATCAACATGTGTACTCGGCTCTTTCCCACG GTGATCGTTGTGTTTATGAGACAGTTAGAGGATCTGAAGATGCTGCACCAG GTGGATCACAAATACAGTGCATCAAATCAGACTAG